The stretch of DNA ggctcaactgtacgtagtaagccccgaatgaacatttgggaatttcagcattcccgttcatctcacgttattttatactcataagatCGAACCTCATCCCACCCATTACCTCAGCTGAAGATTCCGTCCAATGAGTCTGATCTGCTAACGAGTCGTTTCTTTAtcggtcgtcgtctctaatagtcCGCGAGGGAATTAtaaccacacaaccacaaaatacaaatgaattacttactatacataaatgaataattaattaataaaatacataataaattaataacgaataaataaagaatgaataaataataaataaataaataagtaaatgaataaataaaataaataataaataaacgaataagtaaatgaatgaataataaaataaataaataagtaaatgaataaagaaataataattggataagtaaataaagaaataaataagtaaatatgttaataagtaaataaataaatgaatatataataaataaataattaaatatgtaactgaataaataattgaataataaataaataagtaaatgaataaatagataataaaataaaaaatgaataaataaataaatagataattaaataataaaataaataataaataagtaaataagtagatgagtaaataaataataaaataagtaaacaattaaataaataagtaaatgaataaataaatagataaataaataaatcagtaatgaataaataaataataaaataattaataaatacacaaataaataagtaaataataaaataaataatgaataaataaataataaataaaataaataaataaatacgtaactgaataaataactaaataataaaataaataataaataattaaataggtaagtgaataaataagtaataaaataaataataaataaataaatcagtaatgaataaataaataataaaataattaataaatacgcaaataaataagtaaataaataaataaaataaataaataaatacgtaactgaataaataactaaataataaaataaataataaataattaaataggtaagtgaataaataagtaataaaataaataataaataaataaatcagtaatgaataaataaataataaaataattaataaatacacaaataaataagtaaataaataaataaaataaataaataaataaataaatacgtaactgaataaataactaaataataaaataaataataaataattaaataggtaagtgaataaataagtaataaaataaataataaataaataaatcagtaatgaataaataaataataaaataattaataaatacacaaataaataagtaaataaataaataaaataaataaataaataaatacgtaactgaataaataactaaataataaaataaataataaataattaaataggtaagtgaataaataagtaataaaataaataataaataaataaatcagtaatgaataaataaataataaaataattaataaatacacaaataaataagtaaataaataaataaaataaataaataaataaatacgtaactgaataaataactaaataataaaataaataataaataattaaataggtaagtgaataaataagtaataaaataaataataaataaataaatcagtaatgaataaataaataataaaataattaataaatacacaaataaataagtaaataaataaataaaataaataaataaataaatacgtaactgaataaataactaaataataaaataaataataaataattaaataggtaagtgaataaataagtaataaaataaataataaataaataaatcagtaatgaataaataaataataaaataattaataaatacacaaataaataagtaaataaataaataaaataaataaataaataaatacgtaactgaataaataactaaataataaaataaataataaataattaaataggtaagtgaataaataagtaataaaataaataataaataaataaatcagtaatgaataaataaataataaaataattaataaatacacaaataaataagtaaataaataaataaaataaataaataaataaatacgtaactgaataaataactaaataataaaataaataataaataattaaataggtaagtgaataaataagtaataaaataaataataaataaataaatcagtaatgaataaataaataataaaataattaataaatacacaaataaataagtaaataaataaataaaataaataaataaataaatacgtaactgaataaataactaaataataaaataaataataaataattaaataggtaagtgaataaataagtaataaaataaataataaataaataaatcagtaatgaataaataaataataaaataattaataaatacacaaataaataagtaaataaataaataaaataaataaataaataaatacgtaactgaataaataactaaataataaaataaataataaataattaaataggtaagtgaataaataagtaataaaataaataataaataaataaatcagtaatgaataaataaataataaaataattaataaatacacaaataaataagtaaataaataaataaaataaataaataaataaatacgtaactgaataaataactaaataataaaataaataataaataattaaataggtaagtgaataaataagtaataaaataaataataaataaataaatcagtaatgaataaataaataataaaataattaataaatacacaaataaataagtaaataaataaataaaataaataaataaataaatacgtaactgaataaataactaaataataaaataaataataaataattaaataggtaagtgaataaataagtaataaaataaataataaataaataaatcagtaatgaataaataaataataaaataattaataaatacacaaataaataagtaaataaataaataaaataaataaataaataaatacgtaactgaataaataactaaataataaaataaataataaataattaaataggtaagtgaataaataagtaataaaataaataataaataaataaatcagtaatgaataaataaataataaaataattaataaatacacaaataaataagtaaataaataaataaaataaataaataaataaatacgtaactgaataaataactaaataataaaataaataataaataattaaataggtaagtgaataaataagtaataaaataaataataaataaataaatcagtaatgaataaataaataataaaataattaataaatacacaaataaataagtaaataaataaataaaataaataaataaataaatacgtaactgaataaataactaaataataaaataaataataaataattaaataggtaagtgaataaataagtaataaaataaataataaataaataaatcagtaatgaataaataaataataaaataattaataaatacacaaataaataagtaaataaataaataaaataaataaataaataaatacgtaactgaataaataactaaataataaaataaataataaataattaaataggtaagtgaataaataagtaataaaataaataataaataaataaatcagtaatgaataaataaataataaaataattaataaatacacaaataaataagtaaataaataaataaaataaataaataaataaatacgtaactgaataaataactaaataataaaataaataataaataattaaataggtaagtgaataaataagtaataaaataaataataaataaataaatcagtaatgaataaataaataataaaataattaataaatacacaaataaataagtaaataaataaataaaataaataaataaataaatacgtaactgaataaataactaaataataaaataaataataaataattaaataggtaagtgaataaataagtaataaaataaataataaataaataaatcagtaatgaataaataaataataaaataattaataaatacacaaataaataagtaaataaataaataaaataaataaataaataaatacgtaactgaataaataactaaataataaaataaataataaataattaaataggtaagtgaataaataagtaataaaataaataataaataaataaatcagtaatgaataaataaataataaaataattaataaatacacaaataaataagtaaataaataaataaaataaataaataaataaatacgtaactgaataaataactaaataataaaataaataataaataattaaataggtaagtgaataaataagtaataaaataaataataaataaataaatcagtaatgaataaataaataataaaataattaataaatacacaaataaataagtaaataaataaataaaataaataaataaataaatacgtaactgaataaataactaaataataaaataaataataaataattaaataggtaagtgaataaataagtaataaaataaataataaataaataaatcagtaatgaataaataaataataaaataattaataaatacacaaataaataagtaaataaataaataaaataaataaataaataaatacgtaactgaataaataactaaataataaaataaataataaataattaaataggtaagtgaataaataagtaataaaataaataataaataaataaatcagtaatgaataaataaataataaaataattaataaatacacaaataaataagtaaataaataaataaaataaataaataaataaatacgtaactgaataaataactaaataataaaataaataataaataattaaataggtaagtgaataaataagtaataaaataaataataaataaataaatcagtaatgaataaataaataataaaataattaataaatacacaaataaataagtaaataaataaataaaataaataaataaataaatacgtaactgaataaataactaaataataaaataaataataaataattaaataggtaagtgaataaataagtaataaaataaataataaataaataaatcagtaatgaataaataaataataaaataattaataaatacacaaataaataagtaaataaataaataaaataaataaataaataaatacgtaactgaataaataactaaataataaaataaataataaataattaaataggtaagtgaataaataagtaataaaataaataataaataaataaatcagtaatgaataaataaataataaaataattaataaatacacaaataaataagtaaataaataaataaaataaataaataaataaatacgtaactgaataaataactaaataataaaataaataataaataattaaataggtaagtgaataaataagtaataaaataaataataaataaataaatcagtaatgaataaataaataataaaataattaataaatacacaaataaataagtaaataaataaataaaataaataaataaataaatacgtaactgaataaataactaaataataaaataaataataaataattaaataggtaagtgaataaataagtaataaaataaataataaataaataaatcagtaatgaataaataaataataaaataattaataaatacacaaataaataagtaaataaataaataaaataaataaataaaagtaaggTTTTCCTCTATTATGATGCATAGGCCTCTTGTCCTTCATGATTCCAGTGTTTCGATAATGTGCCTTTTCAGCACGGCTATCCTCATCATAAATCCTACTCTTATTCACTAGGGTAGGAAAGTCGCGGATCTCTTGCATTCCAACCTGTTTCTTGATCTCTGGCCTAAGTCCCATTTCAAACTTGATGCACTTAGACTTTTCTCCTGCTTCTCCAACATAGAGTGGATAGTACCTGGATAATTCCTCGAACTTAGCGGCATACTCCGCTACTGTCATATTCCCCTGttccaatttaacaaattcCATCTCCTTTCTATTACGGATATCTTCAGGGAAATACTTAATTAGAAACATGTTCTTGAATATAGCCCAAGTAATTGCAGTCCCTGCATTCTCTAAACGTTGGCGTGCATTATCCCACCAATGTTCAGCTTCTTCCGTCAACATAAAGGTACCAAGATGCACTTTCTGACCTTCGGGACATGCCACTCCTCTGAAAATCTTTTCAACTTCTTGTAACCACTTTTGAGCTCCATCAGGATTATAGTGACCTTCAAACGATGGAGGATTAGCCTTGTGGAATCGATCCATCACCatgaattcatttatttgcatATTCCCTTGGCCACCACTGTAGCTAGTAGCTTGAGCAGCAATTTGTGCAGCTTGAGTAGCAGCTTGCGCAGAGGCTTGTGTAGTAGCTTGAGATTCAGCCAAAGCTTGGAAAGCCTGCACTGTAACTCCTGCCAGGGACTCTAGAGCCTTAGCAATCGCAACATCATTCCTTCCACCAGCCATCACTACCTACATCAATCAGATAAGCCAATCGAACATAGTGAGACATTTGGGGAAGTGAGGAACGAACTTAGCTCTACAATACTAACACAATAATGACCATAACTACAAAATACATAACAGAGTACACAAGGAAACATAGCAAACACATAACACATTTACGGTCTGATTGGACAACCAGGCtatgataccactaatgtgacaccctaaaccccaaataattttttttttttacataaagagtatcacgtaatcataaacatgtcacataaaatccaaaattttcacCAAACATAATGACatcgaaatcataatatcaacAACATAATCCTTTTTGAAGTGCACATACTTATGTTTCAAACGtagtgcaaatatagtccccacccgatgtcactatcagagcgggaattcccaaaataaaaatactcaaaataacatcaatacaatGCGTATAAATAGAGTCTTCAGGACATGATGACTTCCGCCTCTCCAATGGTACNNNNNNNNNNNNNNNNNNNNNNNNNNNNNNNNNNNNNNNNNNNNNNNNNNNNNNNNNNNNNNNNNNNNNNNNNNNNNNNNNNNNNNNNNNNNNNNNNNNNNNNNNNNNNNNNNNNNNNNNNNNNNNNNNNNNNNNNNNNNNNNNNNNNNNNNNNNNNNNNNNNNNNNNNNNNNNNNNNNNNNNNNNNNNNNNNNNNNNNNNNNNNNNNNNNNNNNNNNNNNNNNNNNNNNNNNNNNNNNNNNNNNNNNNNNNNNNNNNNNNNNNNNNNNNNNNNNNNNNNNNNNNNNNNNNNNNNNNNNNNNNNNNNNNNNNNNNNNNNNNNNNNNNNNNNNNNNNNNNNNNNNNNNNNNNNNNNNNNNNNNNNNNNNNNNNNNNNNNNNNNNNNNNNNNNNNNNNNNNNNNNNNNNNNNNNNNNNNNNNNNNNNNNNNNNNNNNNNNNNNNNNNNNNNNNNNNNNNNNNNNNNNNNNNNNNNNNNNNNNNNNNNNNNNNNNNNNNNNNNNNNNNNNNNNNNNNNNNNNNNNNNNNNNNNNNNNNNNNNNNNNNNNNNNNNNNNNNNNNNNNNNNNNNNNNNNNNNNNNNNNNNNNNNNNNNNNNNNNNNNNNNNNNNNNNNNNNNNNNNNNNNNNNNNNNNNNNNNNNNNNNNNNNNNNNNNNNNNNNNNNNNNNNNNNNNNNNNNNNNNNNNNNNNNNNNNNNNNNNNNNNNNNNNNNNNNNNNNNNNNNNNNNNNNNNNNNNNNNNNNNNNNNNNNNNNNNNNNNNNNNNNNNNNNNNNNNNNNNNNNNNNNNNNNNNNNNNNNNNNNNNNNNNNNNNNNNNNNNNNNNNNNNNNNNNNNNNNNNNNNNNNNNNNNNNNNNNNNNNNNNNNNNNNNNNNNNNNNNNNNNNNNNNNNNNNNNNNNNNNNNNNNNNNNNNNNNNNNNNNNNNNNNNNNNNNNNNNNNNNNNNNNNNNNNNNNNNNNNNNNNNNNNNNNNNNNNNNNNNNNNNNNNNNNNNNNNNNNNNNNNNNNNNNNNNNNNNNNNNNNNNNNNNNNNNNNNNNNNNNNNNNNNNNNNNNNNNNNNNNNNNNNNNNNNNNNNNNNNNNNNNNNNNNNNNNNNNNNNNNNNNNNNNNNNNNNNNNNNNNNNNNNNNNNNNNNNNNNNNNNNNNNNNNNNNNNNNNNNNNNNNNNNNNNNNNNNNNNNNNNNNNNNNNNNNNNNNNNNNNNNNNN from Cicer arietinum cultivar CDC Frontier isolate Library 1 chromosome 3, Cicar.CDCFrontier_v2.0, whole genome shotgun sequence encodes:
- the LOC105851256 gene encoding uncharacterized protein, whose product is MAGGRNDVAIAKALESLAGVTVQAFQALAESQATTQASAQAATQAAQIAAQATSYSGGQGNMQINEFMVMDRFHKANPPSFEGHYNPDGAQKWLQEVEKIFRGVACPEGQKVHLGTFMLTEEAEHWWDNARQRLENAGTAITWAIFKNMFLIKYFPEDIRNRKEMEFVKLEQGNMTVAEYAAKFEELSRYYPLYVGEAGEKSKCIKFEMGLRPEIKKQVGMQEIRDFPTLVNKSRIYDEDSRQEAYAS